A stretch of DNA from Gammaproteobacteria bacterium:
AACAATAGGGCGCCAATACCAATGGATACAGCCTGTAGTTTCAACTTAAGCATTTATTAATAACAGAGTGGATTTTTTGTCATAATTCAAAAAATTAAGTCCTTTTCTCTATTTCGGTTAAAAACCGCAATTGTTGAGGAAATTGTTAAATTCTTGACAATCACCGCGCATATTTTGTGGTTGCCAGATCGATCTCCACCCCGGAGACAGGATATAATGATTATTTATGACTTTAGATGGAGTAAACGGTGAAACTAAGCGTTGCGGAGTTTAAATCCTGGGAACATAAATGTATCACGCTGCTGGGTATGTCGGGCGTGGGTAAAACCTGCCTGGCCAATGTGTTACGCAATCAGGACTGGTTTCACTACTCCGGGGACTACCGGATTGGCACCCGTTATTTGGGCGAACCCATACTGGACAATATTAAAAAACAGGCCATGCAGGTTCCCTTCTTGAGGGATTTGCTGCGCTCGGATTCCATCTATATCTGCAATAACATCACAGTGGATCATTTAAAGCCGGTTTCCAGTTTTCTTGGAAACCTGGGCAACCCGGAACAGGGAGGACTTCCCCTGGACGAGTTTAAGCGGCGCCAAAAACTGCACTGCCAGGCCGAAATTGCCGCTATGACGGATGTACCGGAATTTATAGAAAAATCCCATCAAATCTATGGCTATACCAATTTTATCAACGACGCCGGTGGCAGCGTGTGTGAATTGGATGATGCCACAGTGACTGATGTACTGGACCAACATACTCTGATTTTGTACATTCAGGCCTCCCAAAAAGACGAAGA
This window harbors:
- a CDS encoding ATPase — encoded protein: MKLSVAEFKSWEHKCITLLGMSGVGKTCLANVLRNQDWFHYSGDYRIGTRYLGEPILDNIKKQAMQVPFLRDLLRSDSIYICNNITVDHLKPVSSFLGNLGNPEQGGLPLDEFKRRQKLHCQAEIAAMTDVPEFIEKSHQIYGYTNFINDAGGSVCELDDATVTDVLDQHTLILYIQASQKDEEELIQRAEQSPKPLYYREAFLDEHLPIYMQEKNLPYVAMINPEDLARWMFPRLFYSRIPRYEAIAQKYGYTVSTEEISQVQSESDFLQLIENAIARSGH